The genome window TTAATGGCTTGAATCTGTGCTTCAAGATGAATGTCACACGCCGCCAGCTCATCGGGCAGCGGGTCACGGTTGCCCGGCGGACGGCACTTGACAACATTGCCAATGAACACATCTTCACGCGTCACACCCGCCTGTGCCAGCAGCTGATCCAAAAACCTGCCCGCCGCGCCCACGAACGGACGCCCCTGTTCGTTTTCATGAAAGCCGGGACCTTCGCCAATGAACATGATCTCCGCCGTTGCGGGTCCCTCGCCGGGCACGGATTTCTTGCGACCTTCATGCAGGGCGCAATGCGTGCAAACCGATACAGCCTGTGCGATTTTAGCAAGCAAATCTTCAGTTGACATTCATCCTCCGGGCAGACGATCCAAATCATTCAGTATCATCAGGATCGCATCTTCACCATTGTCCTTGTAATATTCCTTGCGGCGGCCATCTTCCACAAAACCAAAACTGCGGTACATCTTCTGCGCGGCAAGATTGCTTTGGCGCACTTCCAAAAATGACTTCACGGCACCCTCTCCCTTCGCAGAATGCAGGGCATGCAAAAGAAGGTTTTTACCAAT of Anaerolineales bacterium contains these proteins:
- a CDS encoding uracil-DNA glycosylase, yielding MSTEDLLAKIAQAVSVCTHCALHEGRKKSVPGEGPATAEIMFIGEGPGFHENEQGRPFVGAAGRFLDQLLAQAGVTREDVFIGNVVKCRPPGNRDPLPDELAACDIHLEAQIQAINPSIIVTLGRFSMNKFIPGVKISTVHGQMRKVGDRFVIPMFHPAAALHQAALKPSILADFAKLPDQLNEARTALGRNVVIQKKKEAVVQQDEKPKQLSLF